A genomic stretch from Motacilla alba alba isolate MOTALB_02 chromosome 29, Motacilla_alba_V1.0_pri, whole genome shotgun sequence includes:
- the NR4A1 gene encoding nuclear receptor subfamily 4 group A member 1, which produces MPCIQAQCSTTGAGPCERCPAELLSPEGGRFPMEVAGADLAAAPALPSFSTFMEGYAGEFDAFLYQLPASGQAGAAAAFKLEDFQVYGCYPSAFGGQPDETLSSSGSDCYGSPCSVPSPATPGFQPPQAPGWEGSFGAYSPLPNYEGGQPWAEPAKGGGSQPPFFAFGPPAPSPAGSPASLKGQLGPSPRVDPRLLDTDAFPPSQGAPRGFAGLPLAPTSPLLEGPALAPTKVRSPGAGEGRCAVCGDNASCQHYGVRTCEGCKGFFKRTVQKNAKYICLANKDCPVDKRRRNRCQFCRFQKCLAVGMVKEVVRTDSLKGRRGRLPSKPKQPPDASPVSLITSLVRAHIDSIPSATKLDYSKFQESAPCPFEKEDSVDVQQFYDLLTGSMDVIRKWAEKIQGFTELPKEDQDLLLESAFLELFILRLAYRSKPEEGKLIFCNGVVLHRQQCVRGFGEWIDAILEFSQSLHRMSVDVPSFSCLAALVIITDRHGLKEPKRVEELQNRIVGCLKDHVAAAGAEPGRSSCLSKLLGKLPELRSLCTQGLQRIFYLKLEDLVPPPPIVDKIFMDTLPF; this is translated from the exons ATGCCCTGCATCCAGGCCCAGTGCAGCACCACGGGCGCCGGCCCCTGCGAGCGCTGCCCGGCCGAGCTGCTGAGCCCCGAGGGTGGCCGATTCCCCATGGAAGTGGCCGGAGCCGATCTGGCGGCCGCCCCGGCCCTGCCCAGCTTCAGCACCTTCATGGAGGGCTACGCCGGCGAGTTCGACGCCTTCCTCtaccagctgccagccagcgGCCAGGCCGGCGCCGCAGCCGCCTTCAAGCTGGAGGACTTCCAGGTGTACGGCTGCTACCCCAGCGCCTTCGGGGGGCAGCCGGACGAGACCCTGTCCTCCAGCGGCTCGGACTGCTACGGGAGCCCCTGCTCCGTCCCCTCGCCCGCCACGCCCGGCTTCCAGCCCCCGCAGGCCCCGGGCTGGGAGGGCTCCTTCGGGGCGTACTCGCCGCTGCCGAACTAcgagggtgggcagccctgggctgagccagcCAAGGGCGGGGGGTCGCAGCCCCCATTCTTCGCCTTCGGCCCCCCggcccccagccctgccggcTCCCCCGCGAGCCTGAAGGGGCAGCTCGGCCCCTCGCCCCGCGTGGACCCGCGGCTGCTGGACACGGACGCCTTCCCCCCGAGCCAGGGCGCTCCCAGGGGCTTCGCggggctgcccctggctccCACCTCGCCGCTGCTGGAGGGGCCGGCGCTGGCGCCCACCAAGGTGCGCAGCCCCGGCGCGGGTGAGGGCCGCTGCGCCGTCTGCGGGGACAACGCGTCGTGCCAGCACTACGGCGTGCGCACCTGCGAGGGCTGCAAGGGCTTCTTCAAG CGCACAGTGCAGAAGAATGCCAAGTACATCTGCCTGGCCAACAAGGACTGCCCTGTGGACAAGCGGCGCAGGAACCGCTGCCAGTTCTGCCGCTTCCAGAAGTGCCTGGCCGTCGGCATGGTCAAAGAAG TGGTCCGGACCGACAGCCTGaaggggcggcggggccgtcTCCCCTCCAAGCCCAAGCAGCCGCCGGATGCGTCCCCGGTCAGCCTCATCACCTCGCTGGTGCGGGCACACATTGACTccatccccagtgccaccaAGCTCGACTACTCCAAG TTCCAGGAGTCAGCGCCATGCCCGTTTGAGAAGGAGGACTCGGTGGACGTGCAGCAGTTCTATGACCTGCTCACCGGCTCCATGGACGTCATCCGCAAGTGGGCCGAGAAGATCCAGGGCTTCACCGAGCTGCCCAAGGAGGACCAGGACCTTCTGCTGGAGTCGGCCTTCCTGGAGCTCTTCATCCTTCGCCTGGCGTACCG CTCCAAGCCAGAGGAAGGGAAACTCATCTTCTGCAACGGCGTGGTGCTGCACCGGCAGCAGTGCGTGCGGGGCTTCGGGGAGTGGATCGACGCCATCCTCGAGTTCTCCCAGAGCCTGCACCGCATGAGCGTCGATgtcccctccttctcctgcctcgCCGCCCTCGTCATAATCACAG ACCGGCACGGGCTGAAGGAGCCGAAGCgggtggaggagctgcagaaccGCATCGTGGGCTGCCTCAAGGACCacgtggcagcagcaggagccgaGCCCGGCCgctccagctgcctctccaagctgctggggaagctgcCCGAGCTGCGCAGCCTCTGCACCCAGGGCCTCCAGCGCATTTTCTACCTCAAGCTGGAGGATCTGGTGCCGCCACCACCCATCGTCGACAAGATCTTCATGGACACTCTGCCTTTCTGA